A portion of the Cervus canadensis isolate Bull #8, Minnesota chromosome 26, ASM1932006v1, whole genome shotgun sequence genome contains these proteins:
- the MFSD10 gene encoding major facilitator superfamily domain-containing protein 10 isoform X1, which translates to MGCGAGGSCTPRPPIHQQPAPETRVVAVVFLGLLLDLLAFTLLLPLLPGLLESHGRAHDPLYASWQRGVDWFAAAIGMPAEKRYNSVLFGGLIGSVFSLLQFLSAPLTGAVSDCLGRRPGMLLSLAGVATSYAVWAASKSFAAFLASRVIGGISKGNVSLCTAIVADLGSPSARSKGMAVIGVAFSLGFTLGPTLGAFLPSETVPCLALLFAVSDLLFIWCFLPETLPPEKRAPSVTLGFRAAADLLSPLALLRFSAVARGPDPPTGVRLGSLRGLGLVYCLYLFLFSGLEFTLSFLVHQRFRFSRVEQGKMFFFIGLTMATIQGAYARRIRPGREIAAVKRAILLLVPASLLVGWGHTLPLLGLGLLLYSWAAAVVVPCLSSVVAGYGSPRQKGTVMGTLRSLGALARAVGPVVAASAYWLAGAHVCYTACAALFLLPFSVLRTLSPPARTLKADDTEPQPGLRMTK; encoded by the exons ATGGGCTGCGGAGCCGGCGGGAGCTGCACGCCGCGCCCGCCCATCCACCAGCAGCCGGCACCAGAAACCCGCGTGGTCGCTGTGGTCTTCCTCGGCCTCCTGCTGGACCTCCTGGCCTTCACCCTGCTGCTGCCCCTACTGCCTGGGCTGCTGGAGAGCCATGGCCGTGCCCAC GACCCCCTCTACGCCTCCTGGCAACGCGGGGTGGACTGGTTTGCAGCAGCCATAGGGATGCCAGCAGAGAAGAGGTACAACAGCGTCCTGTTCGGAG GTCTGATCGGCTCCGTGTTCTCGCTCCTGCAGTTCCTCTCGGCACCGCTCACGGGGGCCGTGTCTGActgcctggggaggcgcccggggaTGCTGCTGTCCCTG GCAGGTGTGGCCACCTCCTACGCCGTGTGGGCTGCCTCGAAGAGCTTTGCGGCCTTCCTGGCCTCCAGGGTGATAGGCGGCATCAGCAAGGGGAACGTTAGCCTCTGCACCGCCATCGTCGCTGACCTGGGCTCACCGTCTGCCCGCAGCAAGGGCATG GCAGTCATCGGGGTGGCTTTTTCTTTGGGCTTCACCCTGGGCCCCACACTGGGTGCCTTCTTACCCTCGGAGACGGTGCCCTGTCTGGCCCTGCTCTTCGCTGTCTCGGACCTGCTGTTCATCTGGTGCTTCTTGCCAGAGACGCTACCCCCGGAAAAGCGG GCGCCCTCCGTCACCCTGGGGTTCCGGGCGGCCGCGGACCTGCTCAGCCCTCTGGCCCTGCTCCGATTCTCCGCCGTGGCCCGCGGCCCGGACCCGCCCACTGGAGTCA GGCTTGGCAGCCTGCGAGGCCTGGGCCTAGTCTACTGCCTCTACCTCTTCCTGTTCTCGGGCCTGGAGTTCACGCTCAGCTTCCTGGTGCACCAGCGCTTCCGGTTCAGCAG GGTAGAACAGGGGAAGATGTTTTTCTTCATCGGTCTCACCATGGCCACCATCCAGGGCGCCTACGCCCGGCGGATCCGCCCTGGCAGGGAGATCGCGGCTGTGAAGCGG GCCATCCTGCTGCTCGTCCCTGCCTCGCTCCTCGTCGGCTGGGGACACACACTGCCCCTGCTGGGCCTGGGGCTGCTGCTCTACTCCTGGG CCGCAGCCGTCGTGGTCCCTTGCCTGTCCTCCGTGGTCGCCGGCTATG GCTCGCCCCGGCAGAAGGGCACGGTCATGGGCACGCTGCGGAGTCTGGGCGCCCTGGCCAGGGCCGTGGGCCCCGTGGTGGCCGCCTCAG CTTACTGGCTGGCCGGCGCCCACGTCTGCTACACGGCATGCGCCGCGCTCTTCCTGCTCCCGTTCTCCGTCCTGCGGACCCTGAGCCCCCCGGCGCGGACACTCAAGGCCGA TGACACAGAGCCTCAGCCCGGGCTCAGAATGACAAAATAA
- the MFSD10 gene encoding major facilitator superfamily domain-containing protein 10 isoform X2 encodes MGCGAGGSCTPRPPIHQQPAPETRVVAVVFLGLLLDLLAFTLLLPLLPGLLESHGRAHDPLYASWQRGVDWFAAAIGMPAEKRYNSVLFGGLIGSVFSLLQFLSAPLTGAVSDCLGRRPGMLLSLAGVATSYAVWAASKSFAAFLASRVIGGISKGNVSLCTAIVADLGSPSARSKGMAVIGVAFSLGFTLGPTLGAFLPSETVPCLALLFAVSDLLFIWCFLPETLPPEKRAPSVTLGFRAAADLLSPLALLRFSAVARGPDPPTGVRLGSLRGLGLVYCLYLFLFSGLEFTLSFLVHQRFRFSRVEQGKMFFFIGLTMATIQGAYARRIRPGREIAAVKRAILLLVPASLLVGWGHTLPLLGLGLLLYSWAAAVVVPCLSSVVAGYGSPRQKGTVMGTLRSLGALARAVGPVVAASAYWLAGAHVCYTACAALFLLPFSVLRTLSPPARTLKAE; translated from the exons ATGGGCTGCGGAGCCGGCGGGAGCTGCACGCCGCGCCCGCCCATCCACCAGCAGCCGGCACCAGAAACCCGCGTGGTCGCTGTGGTCTTCCTCGGCCTCCTGCTGGACCTCCTGGCCTTCACCCTGCTGCTGCCCCTACTGCCTGGGCTGCTGGAGAGCCATGGCCGTGCCCAC GACCCCCTCTACGCCTCCTGGCAACGCGGGGTGGACTGGTTTGCAGCAGCCATAGGGATGCCAGCAGAGAAGAGGTACAACAGCGTCCTGTTCGGAG GTCTGATCGGCTCCGTGTTCTCGCTCCTGCAGTTCCTCTCGGCACCGCTCACGGGGGCCGTGTCTGActgcctggggaggcgcccggggaTGCTGCTGTCCCTG GCAGGTGTGGCCACCTCCTACGCCGTGTGGGCTGCCTCGAAGAGCTTTGCGGCCTTCCTGGCCTCCAGGGTGATAGGCGGCATCAGCAAGGGGAACGTTAGCCTCTGCACCGCCATCGTCGCTGACCTGGGCTCACCGTCTGCCCGCAGCAAGGGCATG GCAGTCATCGGGGTGGCTTTTTCTTTGGGCTTCACCCTGGGCCCCACACTGGGTGCCTTCTTACCCTCGGAGACGGTGCCCTGTCTGGCCCTGCTCTTCGCTGTCTCGGACCTGCTGTTCATCTGGTGCTTCTTGCCAGAGACGCTACCCCCGGAAAAGCGG GCGCCCTCCGTCACCCTGGGGTTCCGGGCGGCCGCGGACCTGCTCAGCCCTCTGGCCCTGCTCCGATTCTCCGCCGTGGCCCGCGGCCCGGACCCGCCCACTGGAGTCA GGCTTGGCAGCCTGCGAGGCCTGGGCCTAGTCTACTGCCTCTACCTCTTCCTGTTCTCGGGCCTGGAGTTCACGCTCAGCTTCCTGGTGCACCAGCGCTTCCGGTTCAGCAG GGTAGAACAGGGGAAGATGTTTTTCTTCATCGGTCTCACCATGGCCACCATCCAGGGCGCCTACGCCCGGCGGATCCGCCCTGGCAGGGAGATCGCGGCTGTGAAGCGG GCCATCCTGCTGCTCGTCCCTGCCTCGCTCCTCGTCGGCTGGGGACACACACTGCCCCTGCTGGGCCTGGGGCTGCTGCTCTACTCCTGGG CCGCAGCCGTCGTGGTCCCTTGCCTGTCCTCCGTGGTCGCCGGCTATG GCTCGCCCCGGCAGAAGGGCACGGTCATGGGCACGCTGCGGAGTCTGGGCGCCCTGGCCAGGGCCGTGGGCCCCGTGGTGGCCGCCTCAG CTTACTGGCTGGCCGGCGCCCACGTCTGCTACACGGCATGCGCCGCGCTCTTCCTGCTCCCGTTCTCCGTCCTGCGGACCCTGAGCCCCCCGGCGCGGACACTCAAGGCCGAGTAG
- the MFSD10 gene encoding major facilitator superfamily domain-containing protein 10 isoform X3 — translation MGCGAGGSCTPRPPIHQQPAPETRVVAVVFLGLLLDLLAFTLLLPLLPGLLESHGRAHDPLYASWQRGVDWFAAAIGMPAEKRYNSVLFGGLIGSVFSLLQFLSAPLTGAVSDCLGRRPGMLLSLAGVATSYAVWAASKSFAAFLASRVIGGISKGNVSLCTAIVADLGSPSARSKGMAVIGVAFSLGFTLGPTLGAFLPSETVPCLALLFAVSDLLFIWCFLPETLPPEKRAPSVTLGFRAAADLLSPLALLRFSAVARGPDPPTGVRLGSLRGLGLVYCLYLFLFSGLEFTLSFLVHQRFRFSRVEQGKMFFFIGLTMATIQGAYARRIRPGREIAAVKRAILLLVPASLLVGWGHTLPLLGLGLLLYSWGSPRQKGTVMGTLRSLGALARAVGPVVAASAYWLAGAHVCYTACAALFLLPFSVLRTLSPPARTLKADDTEPQPGLRMTK, via the exons ATGGGCTGCGGAGCCGGCGGGAGCTGCACGCCGCGCCCGCCCATCCACCAGCAGCCGGCACCAGAAACCCGCGTGGTCGCTGTGGTCTTCCTCGGCCTCCTGCTGGACCTCCTGGCCTTCACCCTGCTGCTGCCCCTACTGCCTGGGCTGCTGGAGAGCCATGGCCGTGCCCAC GACCCCCTCTACGCCTCCTGGCAACGCGGGGTGGACTGGTTTGCAGCAGCCATAGGGATGCCAGCAGAGAAGAGGTACAACAGCGTCCTGTTCGGAG GTCTGATCGGCTCCGTGTTCTCGCTCCTGCAGTTCCTCTCGGCACCGCTCACGGGGGCCGTGTCTGActgcctggggaggcgcccggggaTGCTGCTGTCCCTG GCAGGTGTGGCCACCTCCTACGCCGTGTGGGCTGCCTCGAAGAGCTTTGCGGCCTTCCTGGCCTCCAGGGTGATAGGCGGCATCAGCAAGGGGAACGTTAGCCTCTGCACCGCCATCGTCGCTGACCTGGGCTCACCGTCTGCCCGCAGCAAGGGCATG GCAGTCATCGGGGTGGCTTTTTCTTTGGGCTTCACCCTGGGCCCCACACTGGGTGCCTTCTTACCCTCGGAGACGGTGCCCTGTCTGGCCCTGCTCTTCGCTGTCTCGGACCTGCTGTTCATCTGGTGCTTCTTGCCAGAGACGCTACCCCCGGAAAAGCGG GCGCCCTCCGTCACCCTGGGGTTCCGGGCGGCCGCGGACCTGCTCAGCCCTCTGGCCCTGCTCCGATTCTCCGCCGTGGCCCGCGGCCCGGACCCGCCCACTGGAGTCA GGCTTGGCAGCCTGCGAGGCCTGGGCCTAGTCTACTGCCTCTACCTCTTCCTGTTCTCGGGCCTGGAGTTCACGCTCAGCTTCCTGGTGCACCAGCGCTTCCGGTTCAGCAG GGTAGAACAGGGGAAGATGTTTTTCTTCATCGGTCTCACCATGGCCACCATCCAGGGCGCCTACGCCCGGCGGATCCGCCCTGGCAGGGAGATCGCGGCTGTGAAGCGG GCCATCCTGCTGCTCGTCCCTGCCTCGCTCCTCGTCGGCTGGGGACACACACTGCCCCTGCTGGGCCTGGGGCTGCTGCTCTACTCCTGGG GCTCGCCCCGGCAGAAGGGCACGGTCATGGGCACGCTGCGGAGTCTGGGCGCCCTGGCCAGGGCCGTGGGCCCCGTGGTGGCCGCCTCAG CTTACTGGCTGGCCGGCGCCCACGTCTGCTACACGGCATGCGCCGCGCTCTTCCTGCTCCCGTTCTCCGTCCTGCGGACCCTGAGCCCCCCGGCGCGGACACTCAAGGCCGA TGACACAGAGCCTCAGCCCGGGCTCAGAATGACAAAATAA